In Nyctibius grandis isolate bNycGra1 chromosome 6, bNycGra1.pri, whole genome shotgun sequence, a single genomic region encodes these proteins:
- the MMAA gene encoding methylmalonic aciduria type A protein, mitochondrial isoform X3, with protein sequence MKIPSLLLRFPRCCFSRRTYFTNFHLTSRADFLCIESFAPVHHYRTKWIYLSNGLRRELCQQVAPDQQIEGLSDREQRLIDRLYNGLIQGHRACLAEAITLVESTQSRKKKIAQVLLQKVLSYHREQEKLNQGKPLAFRVGLSGPPGAGKSTFIECFGKMLTERKYKVSVLAVDPSSSTSGGSLLGDKTRMTELSRDMNAYIRPSPTRGTLGGVTRTTNEAILLCEGGGYNVVLVETVGVGQSEFAVADMVDMFILLLPPAGGDELQGIKRGIIEMADLVAINKADGDLVVPARRIQAEYVSAMKLLRKRSKVWRPKVMRISAKTGEGVSDMWDKMTEFRDLMLTSGELIAKRRKQQKVWMWNLIQENMLEHFRSHLAVKDKIPLLEEKVLSGVLSPGLAADLLLKAFKDGL encoded by the exons ATGAAGATCCCCTCTTTGCTGCTGAGATTCCCTCGTTGTTGTTTCTCTAGAAGAACTTACTTCACGAACTTTCACTTAACTTCCAGAGCAGATTTCCTGTGCATTGAATCTTTCGCGCCAGTGCATCACTATCGTACAAAATGGATATACTTATCAAATGGTTTGAGGAGAGAGCTGTGTCAACAAGTAGCCCCTGACCAGCAAATAGAGGGACTTTCTGACAGAGAACAAAGACTCATAGACAGACTTTACAATGGACTAATCCAAGGTCATAGAGCCTGTTTAGCAGAAGCCATTACACTTGTAGAATCAACTCagagtaggaaaaagaaaatagcccAGGTGCTCCTTCAGAAGGTATTATCCTACCACAGggaacaagaaaaattaaatcaaggAAAGCCACTTGCCTTTAGAGTGG GATTGTCTGGTCCTCCTGGTGCTGGGAAATCAACTTTCATAGAATGCTTTGGGAAAAtgcttacagaaagaaaatacaaagtgtCTGTGTTGGCTGTAGACCCTTCCTCTAGTACAAGTGGTG GTTCTCTACTGGGTGATAAAACACGGATGACTGAGTTGTCAAGAGACATGAATGCATACATCAGACCGTCTCCAACCAGAGGGACACTGGGAGGTGTAACAAGGACCACAAATGAAGCCATTCTGCTGTGTGAGGGAGGAGGCTACAATGTTGTTCTTGTGGAAACAGTAG gTGTGGGACAGTCAGAATTTGCTGTGGCTGATATGGTTGATATGTTTATATTACTGCTACCACCTGCGGGTGGAGATGAATTACag GGTATCAAACGCGGTATAATTGAGATGGCAGATCTAGTTGCTATAAATAAAGCTGATGGTGATTTAGTTGTGCCTGCACGGAGAATACAAGCTGAATATGTTAGTGCTATGAAGCTGCTTCGCAAACGGTCAAAGGTTTGGAGACCAAAG GTAATGCGCATCTCTGCCAAAACTGGAGAAGGTGTCTCAGATATGTGGGATAAAATGACAGAATTTCGTGACCTCATGCTCACAAGTGGTGAGTTGATTGCCAAACGACGGAAGCAGCAGAAAGTGTGGATGTGGAATCTCATCCAAGAAAATATGTTGGAGCATTTCCGGAGCCACTTGGCAGTCAAGGATAAGATTCCACTTCTAGAAGAAAAAGTTCTTAGTGGTGTCTTGTCTCCTGGGCTGGCAGCTGACCTGCTACTGAAAGCATTCAAAGATGGTCTCTAA
- the MMAA gene encoding methylmalonic aciduria type A protein, mitochondrial isoform X2 has product MKIPSLLLRFPRCCFSRRTYFTNFHLTSRADFLCIESFAPVHHYRTKWIYLSNGLRRELCQQVAPDQQIEGLSDREQRLIDRLYNGLIQGHRACLAEAITLVESTQSRKKKIAQVLLQKVLSYHREQEKLNQGKPLAFRVGLSGPPGAGKSTFIECFGKMLTERKYKVSVLAVDPSSSTSGGSLLGDKTRMTELSRDMNAYIRPSPTRGTLGGVTRTTNEAILLCEGGGYNVVLVETVGVGQSEFAVADMVDMFILLLPPAGGDELQGIKRGIIEMADLVAINKADGDLVVPARRIQAEYVSAMKLLRKRSKVWRPKVMRISAKTGEGVSDMWDKMTEFRDLMLTSGELIAKRRKQQKVWMWNLIQENMLEHFRSHLAVKDKIPLLEEKVLSGVLSPGLAADLLLKAFKDDLKINCILMVPSRRNESGGKQINESSSTLTVMPLPN; this is encoded by the exons ATGAAGATCCCCTCTTTGCTGCTGAGATTCCCTCGTTGTTGTTTCTCTAGAAGAACTTACTTCACGAACTTTCACTTAACTTCCAGAGCAGATTTCCTGTGCATTGAATCTTTCGCGCCAGTGCATCACTATCGTACAAAATGGATATACTTATCAAATGGTTTGAGGAGAGAGCTGTGTCAACAAGTAGCCCCTGACCAGCAAATAGAGGGACTTTCTGACAGAGAACAAAGACTCATAGACAGACTTTACAATGGACTAATCCAAGGTCATAGAGCCTGTTTAGCAGAAGCCATTACACTTGTAGAATCAACTCagagtaggaaaaagaaaatagcccAGGTGCTCCTTCAGAAGGTATTATCCTACCACAGggaacaagaaaaattaaatcaaggAAAGCCACTTGCCTTTAGAGTGG GATTGTCTGGTCCTCCTGGTGCTGGGAAATCAACTTTCATAGAATGCTTTGGGAAAAtgcttacagaaagaaaatacaaagtgtCTGTGTTGGCTGTAGACCCTTCCTCTAGTACAAGTGGTG GTTCTCTACTGGGTGATAAAACACGGATGACTGAGTTGTCAAGAGACATGAATGCATACATCAGACCGTCTCCAACCAGAGGGACACTGGGAGGTGTAACAAGGACCACAAATGAAGCCATTCTGCTGTGTGAGGGAGGAGGCTACAATGTTGTTCTTGTGGAAACAGTAG gTGTGGGACAGTCAGAATTTGCTGTGGCTGATATGGTTGATATGTTTATATTACTGCTACCACCTGCGGGTGGAGATGAATTACag GGTATCAAACGCGGTATAATTGAGATGGCAGATCTAGTTGCTATAAATAAAGCTGATGGTGATTTAGTTGTGCCTGCACGGAGAATACAAGCTGAATATGTTAGTGCTATGAAGCTGCTTCGCAAACGGTCAAAGGTTTGGAGACCAAAG GTAATGCGCATCTCTGCCAAAACTGGAGAAGGTGTCTCAGATATGTGGGATAAAATGACAGAATTTCGTGACCTCATGCTCACAAGTGGTGAGTTGATTGCCAAACGACGGAAGCAGCAGAAAGTGTGGATGTGGAATCTCATCCAAGAAAATATGTTGGAGCATTTCCGGAGCCACTTGGCAGTCAAGGATAAGATTCCACTTCTAGAAGAAAAAGTTCTTAGTGGTGTCTTGTCTCCTGGGCTGGCAGCTGACCTGCTACTGAAAGCATTCAAAGATG